In Glycine soja cultivar W05 unplaced genomic scaffold, ASM419377v2 tig00000369_3_pilon_5407205_5421795, whole genome shotgun sequence, the DNA window CACACCTGAGTAGTACCATGTCAAAGTTTCTTTTGTACAAAACATCCCCATTTAGGAAGAAATTACCAGACAATCTTCTCAAAGTTCTCCTGTCTTTGTTGGATGCTCCGGGTGGATATTCCTGGCTTTGAAGGAAACACTTGATATCATGGAACCAGGGCTTATCATCAACAACCTCTTCGACTGCAAACACGTGAGCGGGCCTCTCGAGGCGCTGAATTCTGATTGTTGGCAAATTGTTCCGGTGACTCACTTCGTACATGGAGGATAAAGTTGCTAACGCATCTGCCATCTGGTTCTCATCACGAGGGATGTGGTGAAGCTCCACTTTGTTGAAGAAGGTTAGCAAATGCCTTGCATAATCTTTGTATGGAATCAAGCCGGGGTGGcgagtttcccattctcctttgatTTGGTTGATTACGAGAGCTGAATCCCCGTAAATGTCAAGGTTTTTGATTCTCAAGTCGATGGCTTTTTCAATGCCCAGGATACATGCTTCATACTctgccatattgttggtgcaatCGAACTGTAACCTTGCagcgaaagggagatgattaccTTCCGGAGTGATAATAACTGCCCCAATTCCATTGCCAAAGACATTCACTGCTCCATCAAAAATCAAACCCCATCTAGACTCGGGATCCGGACCTTCTCCAAGCAATGGGTCATCACAATCCTCCATCTTCAAGTACATAATCTCTTCATCAGGAAAGTCAAACTTGACGGGTTGATAGTCCTCAATCGGTTGGTGAGCCAAATGATCCGCAAGAACACTCCCCTTAATTGCCTTCTGGGTGCGGTATTTGATATCATACTCGGATAACAACATCTGCCAACGAGCAATTCTTCCTGTCAAAGCGGGTTTCTCAAAGATATACTTgatcgggtccatcttggatattaGCCAGGTGGTGTGGTTAATCATGTAGTGACGAAGACGCTTGGCAGCCCAGGCtagtgcacaacaagttttctcaAGTAGGGAGTACCTGGACTCACAATctgtaaacttcttgctcaagtaGTAGATGGCATGCTCTTTCCTTCCGGTCTCATCCTGTTGTCCGAGCACACAGCCCATAGAATCTTCTAACACAGTCAAGTACATAATCAGAGGCCTTCCTTCAACTGGAGGTATAAGAATTGGAGGTTCTAGCAGATAATTCTTGATACTATCAAAAGCCTTTTGACAATCTTCGGTCCAAACAACCCCTTGATCTTttcgaagcaacttgaatatagGTCCGCACGTGGCTGTCATGTGCGATATGAAACGAGAAATGTAATTTAGACGCCCAAGAAAACCTCTCACTTGTTTCTCTGTTTGTGGAACCGGCATTTCTCTAATGGCCTTGACCTTgtcaggatctacttcaatacctttCTGACTGACAATGAAACCCAAGAGTTTTCCAGATCTAACACCAAAGGTACATTTGTTGGGATTCAGTCGAAGTTGATACTTTCTCAGCCGTTGAAACATCTTCAGCAAGTACTCGACATGTTCTTCTTCAGTGCCTGACTTGACAATCATATCATCCACGTACACTTCTATCTCTTTGTGCATCATGTCATGAAAGAGAGTGGTCATGCCTCTTTGGTAAGTGGCACCTGCATTTATCAACCCAAAAGGCATTACCCTGTAACAAAAGGTGCCCCAAGGCGTGATGAAAGATGTCTTTTCTCTGTCCTCAACTGCCATCTTGATCTGATTGTacccagagaaaccgtccatgaaggagaaGACCTTGGCCTTTGCAGCGCTGTCAACCAATACATCGATGTGAGGTAGAGGAAAGTCATCTTTCGGACTAGCCTTGTTCAAATCCCGGTAGTCAACGCACATCCTGACTTTGCCGTCCCTCTTTGGAACAGGCACTATGTTGGCTAACCATGGAGGATACTCTGATGTGACAAGAAAACCTGCATCGATCTGCTTCTGTACTTCCTCTTTGATCTTGAGAGCCATATCAGGGTGAGttcttctcagtttctgcttgaCCGGTGGGCATTCGGGCTTCAAAGGCAAACGGTGCTCCACAATACGGGGATCCAAGCCGGGCATATCCTGGTACGACCATGCGAACACATCGGCATATTCTTTGAGTAATTCAATCACCCTTCGTTTGACAGTTGCCTCAAGCGATGCCCCAATCTTGACTTCCTTCTTATCTTCCTCGGTTCCCAAGTTAATCACCTCTACTAACTCCTCATGAGGCCGAAtggttttcttttcatattccaATAACCGAGCAAGTTCCTCCGGGATTTCATCATCCTCCTCCTCTTCAGCCTCGTAGACAGGAGATTCGAAGTTGGGAGAGGGTGCAAGGTTATTATGTTCAACGGGCTCATAAATGCCTAGTCTGcatatgattgatgattgacTTTAGAAAATGAGTGAACAATGCagactttttataattaattgaaatcagaaaacaaaaataaaatattttgggtTTTTTGTGTTACCATTTTCCAGAAAGAGCAATAAGCATAGATATCGGGATAAACCACATTTTCCATTAATAAGAGTAGTGCTTGAAACAAAACAGCCCTACATAATTGCGCTTTCGTCCTGGGCAAGACGAaaggatctttttttttttgaaaaacaaacaaacagaaaaaacaaagaCACATTACTTTGATGCATGAACCACTGAAGGGATGTCAACCGCGTCCCAGTTGCGAACAAGTTTTCCAGGTGTGACAAATGCAAGCACTATCTCTTCAGGAACATCTTCCAAGACGGCATTGGCTTCTGGCGAGTTGTTGATGAACCCGGCGCTACAAAAGGTGCTAGTAATGGAGCTTGATCCAACACTGTTCGTTGCGGATCCTGCAGAAGAAGCAAATCCCAGTCCTTCACGGTTTTTACTCTCCAGCAACTGCACAACTTTTCCCCATCCTACACCTGTTCCTTCCTGCACCACTTTCTGTGCGCTCTTCCAAGTAGCAAAAGATACTTCATTTTTCTCTGGCTTTTTACCCTCTAAAGTCAGGCCTTGGAAAGAGGTTCCTTCTGTTTCATCAGCACCAATAAAGGAAAAAGCTGACAAATGACTAACCAACAAGGCTTCCTCTCCACTCACAGTGATCAATTTCCCATTTCTGACAAACTTCAGCTTTTGATGCAAGGTGGATGTCACGGCCCCAGCTTCATGGATCCATGGCCTACCCAAAAGGCAACTGTATGCGGCTTGGATATCCATCACCTGGAATGTAATTTGGAAAACAAACGGCCCAATTGTAACGGGCAAATCAACCTCCCCGATAACAGACTTTCTTGATCCATCAAACGCTTTGACAACCACCCCGCTTCTTCTCATGGGAGGCCCCCGGTAGGAAAGTTGGTCTAATGTGGATTTGGCCATTACATTCAATGAGGAACCAGTGTCCACAAGTACATTCGACAAAGCATCAGACTTGCAGTTCACCGATATATGTAACGCCAGATTGTGGTTCCTCCCCTCCTCAGGAAGCTCTTCATcactaaaacttaaattattgcAGGCAGTAATGTTTCCTACTATACTGTCCAATTGATTAACAGTCACGTCCCTCTCCACAAAAGCTTGGTCCAACACTTTCATTAGAGCCTCACGGTGTGCTTCTGAGTTCAATAGCAGAGACAAAATGGATATCTTAGAGGGAGTTTGCAGCAGCTGGTCTACTACTTTATACTCACTCTTCTGGATCAGTTTCAGAATCTCGTCATGATCAGAATTCTTGCTAGTCCCATTGGATTGGCCTACTTCCTTCCTTGTACCGGGGCCATTCACTGTCGCCTGTTTAACTGCCGGATCATTCACTTTCTTTGCAAACAATGTGGGGATAACACGTCCATTCCTTAGAACTTTACCGTCACTAGCAATGTTGTCCACAGAAATCGCAGGAGTTAGGGAGGGCAAAGGCACCTCCTGCCCACCTTCCAACATCGTGGCACTATACCTGTAAGGGACCGCTTTTAGAGAAGCATACGGCATAGGTCCTGGCAAGCCAACCACCAGTGGAGTAGTAGTTGATTCCCCACTGTTATAGCTTATTTCCAACCGCTGAAACTCAGGGGTGATGACGCACACTTCCTTGTCCTTCCTCGTGATGATTAGTTCTCTGTTGTCTATCAGCCTTTGTACGTCCTCTTGTACCTTTGGGCATCCTTTTACATTCACAGGACATATTTCACACGCTGCATGATCATGGTCAAACAGAGCTGCTTCGCACATCTTGATATGTATTGGGACCAGGGGAGTTCGAACGTGCTGGACGTTCAGGATGACACCGTCTTCATCACAATCTTGTATCATGTTGACAGCAGGCCCGTGGTTCGGCAGAGGGTTCGCCTGAACATTGGGATTCTGATCTTTGAAGGATAGCAAGTTGGCCCGGACTAGTTTTTGCACTTCATTTTTCAGGACATAGCAGTTTTCAACGTCATGACCTGGGGCCCCTTGGTGGAAAGCGCAGGTTAAATCATGACGAAACCAGGGAGGTAAAACATCTGGTGTACGAGGGGGTGTTCTGACCTGGACAAGGTTTTTGGCGAGCAGGGCGGGGAGTAAGTCAGCATATTTCATCGGGATTGGATCAAAGGTTGTTTTTTGGCGGTTTTGTGAGTGATATGGTTGTTGGGGGGTCTGCGGgcgattttgttgtttttgaggGTATTGTGGCTGATGGTATTGCTGTGGAGGATATTGTTGTGGAGGGTATTGTTGTGGAGGGTATTGGTATGGAGGGTATTGTTGGGGGTAATGTGGCCTTTGTTGGTGATATGATGGGTTCGGGATAGTGGATGCGACATTCGCAACCTGACGATATGGGGTGAAATTCTGCTGAGGCTTACCATGAGCTACCATTCCCACCTCTTGATCTTTCTTCTTCGCAAAGTGGCCTCCAAACTTCTTGGCATTACTTGCGGCAGGGGTACTTTCCGCAGTCAAACGTCCCTCTCGGACACCTTCCTCTAATCGCACACCCATGTTGACCATTTCAGTGAAGTCTGTTGGTGCACTTGCAACCATTTTCTCGTAATAAAACTGGCTCAGGGTCTTCAGAAATATTTTAGTCATTTCCCTTTCTTCCAACGGCGGGACAATCTGGGCAGCCACTTCCCTCCAACGCTGAGCATACTCCTTGAACGTTTCCCTCTCTTTTTGTGTCATCGCACGGAGCTGATCACGATCTGGGGCCATGTCCAAATTGTACTTATACTGTCGGATGAACGCTTCACCCAGGTCATTGAACGTACGAATGCTCGCACTGTCCAAATTCATATACCACTTCAGAGCGGCCCCAGTCAGGCTGTCCTGAAAGAAATGAATAAGCAGCTTATGATTGTCAGTATACATGGACATTTTCCGCGCGTACATCACCAAGTGACTGCGGGGACAAGAGTTTCCTTTATACTTCTCgaagtctggcaccttgaacttgtgAGGGATAGTAACATTTGGGACCAAGCATAATTCACAGGCGTCCTTCCCGAACAGATCTCTTCCTCGGAAGGCTTCGACTTCCCTTTGCATACCATCAAATCTTTCTTGGAGTTCTTCCATCTTGTCGAAGGCTACAACATTTTCAGCTTGGAAAATTGGTTCAACCTCTTGTTGAATAGTGTGAATCAGTGGAGCTGAATAAGTCATTGCAGCTTGAGGGAAAGAGGTACTGGGTTGCGGAACTGGTGCTGACTGCTGAGCAAAAGGAGGTGGAACTTCAGATACAGCGGGCTGGGGGCCTCCACAGACTGGAGGTGGCATTCCCCATGTACAACCTGGAGGCAAAAAGAGGGGTGGAGAAGTCACCGTAGATAGTGGGGTTGTGCTCACCAAAGGCTGCTCTACAGTAGCGGCGGCAGCTTGAGAGTTCTGGGCTGACAGGAGTGCACTCATCATGGTCGTCAACCTATCCATTCCCTCTCGTAAAGTGGCAACCTCCTCCCTGAGACTCTGATTTTCTTGTTCAACTATATCCATCCTCTTCCGATTGGCCCTGGTGTTGTAAATGCGAGTTGGTTTGTGGAGAATTCGTCGGGCCACTTTCCTTGGGCGGCGGTTGATCCCCTTTTGAAGCAGTGAACACAGTGTGAGACTCGATTTAGAAACCATGAATGCAACATGATGCATGCTTATgcttatgcaaaaagaaagggaACAAATTATTATCGAAGAACTTGTTAGAGAAATTGTAAACATCATAAACTGAAACACTTCACTTAAGCATTGGAATAttacaaagaaattttttttttttttttttttttttttttttttttttttttttttttttacaagtcaaGAGATTTCGGGAGCTAAAATCTAAACATAAGGTCCTAAGAACTTCAGACTCAAACTCCCGGAGTAGATGGATCCTCGGAATCTGAATGTGCACGGGAGAACAAATCCATAAACCTCCTCTTCCTTCTAGCATCTCGGTGGAGCAAAGCGTCTTTCCGACGAAGCAAGTCGTCCTTCTCAATCATCCTCTGGTTCTGGATAAAAAGCTCACGGCTCTGTTGGGCTATCTTCCCCTTCAAAATCTCATTCTCTTGCTCGAGCCCCTGGTATCTCCTCTTCcaagtttctttttcttgccTTTCTTTGGTTAATTGTTCATGAAACTCTTCCTTAGTATCAAAGGGGATAGGCAAGGATGATGGTGGGATGGTGGACGATAGGTATCTGGGTAAGCGGTAGGGTAGGCCAAAGCTCTTGGTCCTATCAATAACCCACTGGGTATAAGATTCGTGCACATAGTCTGATTTCTTTCCCAACTGACTTCTGTTGAGTCTGCGGATAGCGCTCCAAGCTTGCGCGAATCTTTCCCTTTTGTTCGAGTGATCTCCATGGTTAAGATAGAATTCATTAGTCAAGGCAAGGTTGTTTGGTTTTGTCTTTATCGGGTACCCAAATTGTCGTCGAGCGAGAAGCGGGTTGTAGCTAATTCCGCCACGCATACCCAAAAGAGGTACGTTGGGGTATTCACCACAACTCACAATAATCTCTCCAACATCACTAGCTGCTTGGTACCAAACAATGTCAGATGGGTCAAGAGTCATGATTCGGCGAGGCCAAGAAAGCTTATCATCATTGGTCTTGAAGGCACGGGATTGAGGTAAGTGGAAGGTAAACCACTGATAGAATAAAGGTGCACAACAAGAAATGGTTCCACGGCCAGCCTGGGTACGGTCATGGATAGAATGGTAGGTATCGGCGAGTAGAGTGGGTACGGGGTTCTTTGTAAGAAAGATTTTAATGGCATTGATATCGATGAAGTTGTCAATATTTGGGAAGAGTAAAAGGCCATATATAAGGAGGGCTAGGATGGAATGGAAGGCAAGTATGCTAGCTGCTTCAGCAAATATAGAGGCTTGTTGGTAGAGGAAGTGGGTGGGAAGACCTTGGAGGCCTCCCTTAGAGGTAAGGTTTGCTTGGATGATAGAGGTTTTAAGATGGAGGGCGGCTGCGATGTCAGAGGGTTTAGGGGTAGGCTCAAAACCATGGAAAGGTATCTTGTCTGGCACAGGTAAACCCACTAGGTAGGAGTACTCTTCAAGTGTGGGGACAAGCTGGTAATCGGGAAATGTGAAGCAATGGTAGAGCGGGTCATAGAACTGAACCAGGGTCTCTAGGCATCCTTCCTCAACATCTACTCTAAGAATTCTGAGCAACTTCCCATGATGAGCTTGAAAATCAACTGGATCACTTACTAAAGATGCTAGCTCCCTTAATCTCAACAGGTCTGTTTTTTTGAAAAGGTACTTCCTAGTGCTTCTCAGTGGGATGTCCATATCTACAAAGTTTACAAAAAGCTTGTCTAAGTCCTTCGATAATTTGGATGAAAAAAGAGTTTATGCATGGatgcatgtatgcatgattATGCCAAAGTATGGAGAAAACATGGTGAAGTTAAGTCCAAAATGTTGGAGTTAAGGGTAAACACGCCATTTGGTAAGGACTATGGTTTCATATGTACCTGTATCACGGGTTCTACCAAGTTCCCAAAGTCATTGACCACTTCCGGATATTGTCGGATTACGGGACTACTCCCGGTCCAACAACGTCCATAGGAAAGCCTCGTTTGAGTGTAGTATCGCGTATCAACCAATTCAAGACTACTCTTGATTAGCCACCGCACTACGTCCTAAAAGGCTAAGATGGGTTAAAGGTAACTAAATGTCCTCAACTTCATAGGTCGCTTGGAAATATCAATGCTGAACACGACTACTCATGCCAACATAGTAATATTCCCAAGATCCCTCCATTGAGCGGGGTTATCACATGTGCCACATCCGAAACTCACTCTCGGAAAGACACTATGATTATACCACCATCCTATCTTATGTTTCCCTCAAGTCCGGGTGTAGGACTTATCTCACCACTCACGTAAAAGATAAACACTTAGGCACGTATTTACagtttcaaataataataaagcataaagatgaagaaaaacaaGATAGGTTTAACCCACTTAGGAGTgtgatccccagtggagtcgccatttTTCTGTCGCGGTGATTTTCGGATATCCAGCTATTGATTAGCATTGACTCGCAATTTAAGATCACCaccgatcttttatttttccgaagaaaagggagaaagctcgaaaaaaccctatttttgagAGATCAAAGGTCCGGGGGTTGGTTACGCAAAGGGAAGGTACTAGCACCCTAAACGTCTATAGTACTCTATAGGAACCTCttgcttattttatctttatgctaaattaattatttgttttgaaataaatGCTCAAGTGTGAAAAGATTAAAGAGATAGGTTCGagggaaaggaaaagaaatgtttttgttatttttattgatttggaaAGACAAAGTCTTTTGCCTACATACCCGAATGGGATCAAAATCATGTAGTTCGGGGTAGAAAGTCAAGTGATtggttttgattgattttaaagttcgaaaaaaaaaaaaaaaaaaaaaaagtttaggcaAGATAAGAGGCCGAAAAGGcatagaagaaataaaag includes these proteins:
- the LOC114404131 gene encoding uncharacterized protein LOC114404131, whose product is MHHVAFMVSKSSLTLCSLLQKGINRRPRKVARRILHKPTRIYNTRANRKRMDIVEQENQSLREEVATLREGMDRLTTMMSALLSAQNSQAAAATVEQPLVSTTPLSTVTSPPLFLPPGCTWGMPPPVCGGPQPAVSEVPPPFAQQSAPVPQPSTSFPQAAMTYSAPLIHTIQQEVEPIFQAENVVAFDKMEELQERFDGMQREVEAFRGRDLFGKDACELCLVPNVTIPHKFKVPDFEKYKGNSCPRSHLVMYARKMSMYTDNHKLLIHFFQDSLTGAALKWYMNLDSASIRTFNDLGEAFIRQYKYNLDMAPDRDQLRAMTQKERETFKEYAQRWREVAAQIVPPLEEREMTKIFLKTLSQFYYEKMVASAPTDFTEMVNMGVRLEEGVREGRLTAESTPAASNAKKFGGHFAKKKDQEVGMVAHGKPQQNFTPYRQVANVASTIPNPSYHQQRPHYPQQYPPYQYPPQQYPPQQYPPQQYHQPQYPQKQQNRPQTPQQPYHSQNRQKTTFDPIPMKYADLLPALLAKNLVQVRTPPRTPDVLPPWFRHDLTCAFHQGAPGHDVENCYVLKNEVQKLVRANLLSFKDQNPNVQANPLPNHGPAVNMIQDCDEDGVILNVQHVRTPLVPIHIKMCEAALFDHDHAACEICPVNVKGCPKVQEDVQRLIDNRELIITRKDKEVCVITPEFQRLEISYNSGESTTTPLVVGLPGPMPYASLKAVPYRYSATMLEGGQEVPLPSLTPAISVDNIASDGKVLRNGRVIPTLFAKKVNDPAVKQATVNGPGTRKEVGQSNGTSKNSDHDEILKLIQKSEYKVVDQLLQTPSKISILSLLLNSEAHREALMKVLDQAFVERDVTVNQLDSIVGNITACNNLSFSDEELPEEGRNHNLALHISVNCKSDALSNVLVDTGSSLNVMAKSTLDQLSYRGPPMRRSGVVVKAFDGSRKSVIGEVDLPVTIGPFVFQITFQVMDIQAAYSCLLGRPWIHEAGAVTSTLHQKLKFVRNGKLITVSGEEALLVSHLSAFSFIGADETEGTSFQGLTLEGKKPEKNEVSFATWKSAQKVVQEGTGVGWGKVVQLLESKNREGLGFASSAGSATNSVGSSSITSTFCSAGFINNSPEANAVLEDVPEEIVLAFVTPGKLVRNWDAVDIPSVVHASKLGIYEPVEHNNLAPSPNFESPVYEAEEEEDDEIPEELARLLEYEKKTIRPHEELVEVINLGTEEDKKEVKIGASLEATVKRRVIELLKEYADVFAWSYQDMPGLDPRIVEHRLPLKPECPPVKQKLRRTHPDMALKIKEEVQKQIDAGFLVTSEYPPWLANIVPVPKRDGKVRMCVDYRDLNKASPKDDFPLPHIDVLVDSAAKAKVFSFMDGFSGYNQIKMAVEDREKTSFITPWGTFCYRVMPFGLINAGATYQRGMTTLFHDMMHKEIEVYVDDMIVKSGTEEEHVEYLLKMFQRLRKYQLRLNPNKCTFGVRSGKLLGFIVSQKGIEVDPDKVKAIREMPVPQTEKQVRGFLGRLNYISRFISHMTATCGPIFKLLRKDQGVVWTEDCQKAFDSIKNYLLEPPILIPPVEGRPLIMYLTVLEDSMGCVLGQQDETGRKEHAIYYLSKKFTDCESRYSLLEKTCCALAWAAKRLRHYMINHTTWLISKMDPIKYIFEKPALTGRIARWQMLLSEYDIKYRTQKAIKGSVLADHLAHQPIEDYQPVKFDFPDEEIMYLKMEDCDDPLLGEGPDPESRWGLIFDGAVNVFGNGIGAVIITPEGNHLPFAARLQFDCTNNMAEYEACILGIEKAIDLRIKNLDIYGDSALVINQIKGEWETRHPGLIPYKDYARHLLTFFNKVELHHIPRDENQMADALATLSSMYEVSHRNNLPTIRIQRLERPAHVFAVEEVVDDKPWFHDIKCFLQSQEYPPGASNKDRRTLRRLSGNFFLNGDVLYKRNFDMVLLRCVDKQEAELLMHEVHEGSFGTHSNGHAMARKLLRAGYYWMSMETDCCKHARKCHKCQIYADRIHVPPTTLNVLSSPWPFSMWGIDMIGRIELKASNGHRFILVAIDYFTKWVEAASYANVTKQVVVRFIKNQIICRYGVPNRIITDNGTNLNNKMMKDLCEEFKIEHHNSSPYRPQMNGAVEAANKNIKKIVQKMVVTYKDWHEMLPYALHGYRTSVRTSTGATPFSLVYGTEAVLPVEIEIPSMRVIMEAQLSEAEWCQSRYDQLNLIEEKRMKALCHGQLYQQRMKQAFDKKVRPRVFQEGDLVLKKVLSFQPDSRGKWTPNYEGPYVVKRTFSGGALTLTTMDGDELPRPVNADAVKKYFV
- the LOC114404132 gene encoding uncharacterized protein LOC114404132, which codes for MDIPLRSTRKYLFKKTDLLRLRELASLVSDPVDFQAHHGKLLRILRVDVEEGCLETLVQFYDPLYHCFTFPDYQLVPTLEEYSYLVGLPVPDKIPFHGFEPTPKPSDIAAALHLKTSIIQANLTSKGGLQGLPTHFLYQQASIFAEAASILAFHSILALLIYGLLLFPNIDNFIDINAIKIFLTKNPVPTLLADTYHSIHDRTQAGRGTISCCAPLFYQWFTFHLPQSRAFKTNDDKLSWPRRIMTLDPSDIVWYQAASDVGEIIVSCGEYPNVPLLGMRGGISYNPLLARRQFGYPIKTKPNNLALTNEFYLNHGDHSNKRERFAQAWSAIRRLNRSQLGKKSDYVHESYTQWVIDRTKSFGLPYRLPRYLSSTIPPSSLPIPFDTKEEFHEQLTKERQEKETWKRRYQGLEQENEILKGKIAQQSRELFIQNQRMIEKDDLLRRKDALLHRDARRKRRFMDLFSRAHSDSEDPSTPGV